The genomic DNA TTTACAAATGGATTAAAAAGTTCGTTCAAAACTCGTCTCACGACTATAGAAGTAATAGGTTTTAGTTTTACAAAAAATTGTAGGAACTCATACAAAAACTATAAATGTTACTCATATCTATAAAATTGAGTACCTAAATGTTTAATCACAAACCACCGTTTCATGTTAAATTCGATCAAATCCAATGCGAAAACGATTGAAGCACTCAGCAGAATGCTCTCTATCATAACCAACCCACAAGTTGAATAGGATTTTAAAATCAAAATAACTCAACACAACGCTCTCTATGGATCGCGTTGTGGGATCAAAAACGCACATTTTCAAGTGTTCTGCCTTCCATTGTTTCAAAACAAAGTAGCTAACTCTGCTACTTCTTTTACAGCGCGTCCCAAAACCTAATTCTGCTTTATCAGAAAGATCAAGCTGTAAGGTTCTGTCCCAGTTTTAGGACAGGTTCTTATCGTAAACGAACCGTTTAACGTCGGTTTACTGCTTGTTCCCGAAATTCCGGCGAATAGTTACTTCTTCTTTTCATTATCACCTTTTACCTCATTCTTGGCGAAAAAGGTGTCCACTTTTATGTTACCTAGTCAAATCACAACTTTTACGGTAAAATACCCAGCGTAAATTCATTCAAAAAAATTCTTAAAGTAATATCTTACTACAATAGAATTGTTGAAAAAATCTCTATCTACAACGATTTTATAATTCGTTTTATTAAAAAACATCATAGAATATCGACATTTCAAGCAAAGATAAAGTATTTTGAGATAGATTTTACCAATTTAGAAATTATCTTTAAAACCAAAATATTATAAATTTATACTATTTTATTTTTGCAAAAATATTATAAAATGATTGTATTCTATTTTTCTTGAAGTTGAGGAAAAATTCTTAAGTTGAAAATACCTGAGAAGAACTTTCTAAATAAGATTTCAAATGGCTCGTTTCTTTCGTAAAAAATAATGGAACCGGATAATTCGTTTTAGAAGGAATCAAAACGATTCCCTCGTCAAAAAAAAGAATTTTTTCAATTTCGGAAAATGAATATTTATAACTGCTATTTAAGGCTTCAAAAGAAAAAGAATCCCTACCCTCATTCAACTTACCCGGACCGATTCGTTTTAAACCTTTCCATTTATCCGGAGTTAAACTTTCTTTTTTATCCGCAAGTTTTTCAAACGGAAACTCTCTGTTTTGATCTAAATATAAAATCCCTTCGATTTCAAAACGAACTTCTCTAATTTCTTCCTCTTGGAGTTTTTGTTCTCTCT from Leptospira kirschneri serovar Cynopteri str. 3522 CT includes the following:
- a CDS encoding LIC_11490 family protein; this translates as MMLLIAITLVLVGLLCFIYVSLNPSTDREKSSFQSNVRKGNYQNESGPNLRRGAEILAASKKTPSWEQIEKQKHLESLFVEERKIPKKNQVLESSPPESIYEEVTEEKSGIEVLEESIPQEREQKLQEEEIREVRFEIEGILYLDQNREFPFEKLADKKESLTPDKWKGLKRIGPGKLNEGRDSFSFEALNSSYKYSFSEIEKILFFDEGIVLIPSKTNYPVPLFFTKETSHLKSYLESSSQVFST